In one Bryobacteraceae bacterium genomic region, the following are encoded:
- a CDS encoding M4 family metallopeptidase, with protein sequence MLRRASSALLLTAVLAAQPKPAVAPLPDSELQRLRENTPLRLIFAGGQVDALRFRLGLTADHSLEPHASRMDGYGALHVRYRQTYRGVRILGAGLTAHLDAQDRFLEPTAKLFTDISIATAPAIGQAAARAAVLATLTGAPPALEAELVILPERRLVFTDDPSKRAIVNVPGFDEYSWQTTAYRLAWYVQSTTHRDAGDSREPLAWIVDAGTARILRRPSLRASDLVAAAATARTAFHGVVTIDAARDTGTAQYQLLDPVRGGSRVRNLNGGAGFHPDAAAPFLSATNVFGDGVRYDGAAETGGANGQTPAADVMLGIARSWDLLGRVFRQAGLDGAGSPIEARVHYGSNANEAFWSRPAGVAFFGDGAPDAASPTDLETVAHELGHGLWFAHVESEGGADSEADAIAEGSADIFASLVEFYHLGSGGQGGILADPVEPWNFRTRMVDPTHFSAGPENAVPQPGLVYWNANVPAIDEHAAGALYGHVFVLLARGASSDPSNPLASRFFPRGSAGVGVPAAAGLWHLATTAFLPPEPTFAELRAAWLRAAEVLYGSGETNPVRAAVVNAFAAAGMGLPAADAIAPSLTSLAIEEIDEGEGGMRVSAAATDDTGVLGVEFVIGTRTALVLQRPPYAGWIDISGLPPGAHTLTARAIDNGNKVGITTLPFTIAGVNQLVAGGGFEDGASAWIAPPGVIAAGDSFLGARHAAFAGSKTLSQKIAVGRESSGAALSFRLRVDNPGGSPSGARLALQIADQDGAVRETLGAWFDNFDTRDAQTNHYRRMTFNLNRFRGMTIELRFVSTAPEDDMVRFRVDNVSVVSSEPASATAGVDVDEREGSIEFRLNQTGGLRPGQISRVDYVVEEEVVASSAEPPFRAVRELQGFGPRSFSVTALLYDAAGAKLLETAPAAFTILQVNRLVRNGGFEADLRDWFQVGAASVSVDTPSVKRAFLGSRAASLSGRGVAGSSEISQFVRIPAGAVEASLSFRLRMDTQETGDADSFLARVSEIGGQRTRDLLRLRSGASTRSPRAVNGYVKYVFDIAEYAGNEINLFFQGREDGARPTLFLLDNVSVTWK encoded by the coding sequence ATGCTTCGCCGCGCCTCGTCCGCCCTACTCCTCACCGCCGTATTGGCGGCCCAGCCGAAGCCGGCTGTCGCCCCGCTGCCGGATTCCGAACTGCAGCGCCTCCGGGAGAACACGCCGCTACGGCTGATCTTCGCCGGCGGCCAGGTCGACGCGTTGCGCTTCCGGCTCGGGCTCACCGCGGACCATAGCCTCGAGCCCCACGCCTCGCGAATGGATGGTTATGGCGCGCTCCATGTCCGCTATCGCCAAACCTACCGCGGCGTTCGCATCCTCGGCGCCGGACTAACCGCCCACCTCGACGCGCAGGACCGGTTTCTCGAGCCCACCGCGAAGTTATTCACCGATATTTCGATCGCCACCGCTCCGGCAATCGGCCAGGCCGCCGCGCGCGCCGCCGTGCTCGCGACCCTCACCGGCGCCCCGCCCGCCCTCGAAGCCGAACTCGTGATCCTGCCCGAGCGCCGGCTCGTTTTCACCGACGATCCGTCGAAGCGCGCGATCGTCAACGTTCCCGGTTTCGACGAATATTCGTGGCAGACCACCGCCTACCGCCTCGCCTGGTACGTCCAATCGACGACGCATCGCGACGCGGGCGACAGCCGTGAGCCCCTCGCATGGATCGTCGATGCGGGCACCGCCCGGATCCTGCGGCGCCCTTCGCTGCGCGCGTCGGATCTGGTTGCCGCCGCCGCCACGGCGCGCACTGCGTTTCATGGCGTCGTGACGATCGACGCGGCTCGCGACACCGGGACCGCGCAATACCAGCTTCTCGATCCGGTGCGAGGCGGGAGCCGGGTGAGGAATCTGAACGGTGGCGCCGGCTTTCATCCCGACGCCGCGGCGCCGTTTCTGAGCGCCACCAACGTGTTCGGCGACGGCGTCCGTTACGACGGCGCAGCCGAGACCGGCGGCGCAAACGGGCAGACACCGGCGGCCGACGTGATGCTTGGCATCGCGCGATCCTGGGATTTGCTCGGAAGAGTGTTCCGGCAGGCCGGGCTGGACGGCGCCGGTTCACCGATTGAGGCGCGCGTACACTACGGCTCAAACGCGAACGAGGCGTTTTGGAGTCGTCCGGCCGGCGTGGCTTTCTTTGGCGACGGCGCGCCGGACGCCGCCTCCCCCACCGACCTGGAGACCGTGGCGCACGAGTTGGGCCACGGGTTGTGGTTCGCCCACGTGGAGTCCGAGGGAGGCGCGGATTCCGAAGCGGACGCAATCGCGGAGGGCAGCGCGGACATCTTCGCGTCGCTGGTCGAGTTCTACCATCTCGGCTCCGGCGGACAGGGAGGCATCCTGGCCGATCCCGTCGAACCCTGGAATTTCCGCACCCGCATGGTGGATCCCACCCACTTTTCGGCCGGACCGGAGAACGCCGTACCGCAGCCGGGCCTCGTCTATTGGAACGCGAATGTCCCGGCGATTGACGAACACGCCGCCGGCGCGTTGTACGGGCACGTGTTCGTGCTGCTGGCTCGCGGCGCATCGTCCGACCCCTCGAATCCGCTCGCCAGCCGCTTCTTTCCGCGCGGGTCCGCCGGCGTCGGCGTTCCGGCCGCGGCCGGGCTCTGGCACCTCGCTACAACCGCGTTTCTCCCCCCGGAGCCCACCTTCGCCGAACTCCGCGCCGCTTGGCTGCGTGCCGCTGAAGTGCTCTATGGTTCCGGCGAAACGAATCCCGTGCGCGCCGCGGTCGTAAACGCCTTCGCCGCTGCCGGCATGGGGCTCCCGGCAGCCGATGCCATCGCGCCGTCGCTCACATCGCTCGCGATTGAGGAGATCGACGAAGGAGAGGGCGGCATGCGCGTAAGCGCCGCCGCCACCGACGACACAGGCGTTCTCGGCGTGGAGTTTGTGATCGGAACGCGCACGGCGCTCGTCCTCCAGCGGCCACCCTATGCCGGTTGGATCGATATCTCGGGCCTGCCGCCCGGGGCACATACCCTCACAGCGCGCGCCATCGACAACGGCAACAAGGTGGGCATCACCACCCTCCCGTTCACCATCGCCGGAGTGAATCAACTCGTCGCCGGCGGCGGGTTCGAGGACGGCGCATCGGCGTGGATAGCCCCACCGGGCGTCATCGCAGCCGGCGATTCCTTCCTCGGCGCCCGTCATGCCGCGTTCGCGGGCTCGAAGACTCTCTCGCAGAAGATCGCCGTCGGCCGGGAGTCGAGCGGGGCGGCATTGAGTTTTCGCCTCCGGGTGGACAATCCCGGCGGTTCGCCCTCGGGCGCCCGGCTCGCGCTCCAAATCGCCGATCAAGACGGGGCCGTGCGGGAGACGCTCGGCGCCTGGTTCGATAACTTCGACACCCGCGACGCCCAAACCAACCACTACCGCCGGATGACCTTCAACCTCAACCGCTTCCGGGGAATGACGATCGAGCTGCGCTTTGTGAGCACCGCGCCGGAGGACGACATGGTCCGGTTCCGCGTCGACAACGTAAGCGTGGTGTCGAGCGAACCTGCCTCCGCCACGGCTGGCGTCGACGTCGACGAACGCGAGGGGTCGATCGAATTCCGTCTCAACCAGACCGGCGGCCTTCGTCCTGGCCAAATCTCGCGCGTCGACTATGTCGTCGAAGAAGAAGTGGTGGCGTCGTCCGCCGAGCCCCCGTTTCGCGCCGTCCGAGAACTCCAGGGCTTCGGCCCGCGGTCGTTTTCGGTGACGGCGTTGCTCTACGATGCTGCCGGCGCGAAACTCCTCGAAACCGCTCCGGCGGCGTTCACGATCCTCCAGGTGAACCGCCTCGTGCGGAATGGCGGATTCGAAGCGGACCTGCGGGATTGGTTCCAGGTGGGCGCGGCCTCGGTGTCCGTCGATACTCCCTCGGTGAAGCGGGCGTTTCTCGGCTCGCGCGCGGCCTCGCTCTCCGGGCGTGGCGTTGCCGGATCCAGTGAGATTTCGCAGTTCGTTCGGATTCCGGCCGGCGCCGTCGAGGCTTCGCTCTCGTTTCGCCTCCGGATGGACACCCAGGAGACCGGCGACGCCGATTCGTTCCTGGCGCGAGTCTCCGAAATCGGCGGGCAGCGCACGCGAGACCTCCTGCGCCTTCGCAGCGGCGCATCCACCCGTTCGCCGCGGGCCGTGAATGGGTACGTCAAGTATGTGTTCGATATCGCCGAGTACGCGGGTAACGAAATCAATCTCTTTTTCCAGGGACGCGAAGACGGAGCGCGGCCCACTCTGTTCCTCCTCGACAATGTGTCGGTCACTTGGAAATAA
- a CDS encoding methyltransferase domain-containing protein — MNCDRIAPWYRWIEYAAFGRLLERAREYYLDGLGDRGRALVIGAGDGRFTARLAERFPALAIDSVDTSRGMVALAARRAPRVRFLVSDALRGLPSGPFDLVVTHFFLDCLDTEEVERLAGAVDAAPGARWIVTEFSIPPAGWRRARARFWIRVMYWFFGLATGLAVRRLPAYADALGRAGFALESRKTFSAGLVTAESWRLSASSRAGTLPSPSGRLGECP; from the coding sequence ATGAACTGCGATCGCATCGCGCCGTGGTACCGGTGGATTGAATACGCGGCTTTCGGCCGGCTGCTCGAACGGGCGCGCGAGTATTACCTCGACGGACTTGGCGATCGCGGCCGCGCGCTCGTGATCGGCGCTGGCGACGGCCGGTTCACCGCTCGGCTGGCGGAGCGCTTCCCGGCGCTCGCGATCGATTCGGTGGATACCAGCCGCGGCATGGTCGCGCTGGCCGCCCGGCGCGCTCCTCGGGTTCGTTTCCTCGTTTCCGACGCACTTCGTGGCCTTCCGTCCGGCCCGTTCGACCTCGTGGTGACGCACTTTTTTCTCGATTGCCTCGATACGGAGGAGGTGGAACGGCTGGCCGGCGCGGTGGATGCGGCGCCCGGCGCGCGGTGGATCGTGACCGAGTTCTCCATTCCACCGGCGGGGTGGCGCCGCGCGCGCGCCCGGTTCTGGATTCGCGTGATGTATTGGTTCTTCGGGCTGGCGACGGGACTCGCCGTGCGGCGGCTGCCGGCATACGCCGATGCGCTTGGGCGGGCGGGATTCGCGCTGGAAAGCAGGAAAACATTTTCGGCCGGTCTTGTTACGGCGGAATCGTGGCGGCTCAGCGCATCAAGCCGAGCAGGAACTCTTCCATCACCAAGCGGTCGTCTGGGCGAATGTCCTTGA
- the holA gene encoding DNA polymerase III subunit delta, with translation MSPEQFIEQVRKGKAAPAYLFLGPEIWLRDQCRAELSEAVLGKDATEEEREAGAVRHDLEEMTLAAVVDDAMSLSLFAPRRVIWISRAEAALPKGRASRGDDDGKGDASHLDAYLADPPPGVSIVFDVVRYELDGEDKTKAERVRKFFGKVPHVVEFPRWSAPQARTLAQTLAREAKLRIGPEELTHLVEAVGASPARVATEIEKLRLFAGEGGTVTADAIAAMVPQAQATTIFKLVDALAKNDRRGALALLDVLVREGEYLPLALQFLAALFRQAVVAQEAGLRGSGQIQGHFSKQGVAMWPSRAAQLADISGSFRPPQLRRALRRIADCDRALKDIRPDDRLVMEEFLLGLMR, from the coding sequence TTGAGTCCGGAGCAGTTCATTGAACAAGTTCGAAAGGGAAAGGCGGCGCCGGCGTATCTGTTCCTCGGGCCCGAGATCTGGCTCCGGGACCAGTGCCGCGCCGAACTCTCCGAGGCGGTGCTCGGCAAGGACGCCACCGAAGAGGAGCGCGAGGCGGGCGCGGTCCGGCATGACCTTGAGGAGATGACGCTCGCCGCCGTCGTGGACGATGCGATGTCGCTGTCGCTGTTCGCGCCCCGCCGGGTGATCTGGATCTCCCGCGCGGAGGCGGCCCTACCCAAGGGACGCGCCTCCAGGGGCGACGACGATGGCAAGGGCGACGCGAGTCATCTCGACGCCTACCTCGCCGATCCGCCGCCCGGCGTCTCGATCGTCTTCGACGTCGTGCGCTACGAGCTGGACGGCGAAGACAAGACAAAGGCCGAGCGAGTCCGGAAATTCTTCGGAAAAGTCCCGCACGTCGTCGAGTTTCCCAGGTGGAGCGCGCCGCAAGCGCGGACGCTCGCCCAGACGCTCGCCCGCGAGGCGAAGTTGCGGATCGGTCCGGAGGAATTGACGCACCTCGTGGAAGCCGTTGGCGCATCGCCGGCCCGCGTGGCCACCGAGATCGAAAAGCTCCGGTTGTTCGCCGGCGAAGGCGGCACGGTGACGGCCGATGCCATCGCGGCGATGGTGCCGCAGGCGCAGGCCACCACGATCTTCAAACTCGTCGATGCGCTGGCGAAGAATGACCGCCGCGGCGCGCTTGCCCTGCTCGACGTCCTCGTCCGCGAAGGCGAATATCTACCGCTGGCGCTTCAGTTTCTCGCGGCGCTGTTTCGCCAGGCCGTGGTGGCGCAGGAGGCGGGCCTCCGCGGCAGCGGGCAAATCCAGGGACACTTCTCCAAACAGGGCGTGGCGATGTGGCCGTCGCGAGCCGCGCAATTGGCCGACATCTCGGGTTCGTTCCGGCCTCCCCAGTTGCGCCGCGCGCTGCGGCGCATCGCCGATTGCGACCGCGCCCTCAAGGACATTCGCCCAGACGACCGCTTGGTGATGGAAGAGTTCCTGCTCGGCTTGATGCGCTGA
- a CDS encoding LptE family protein, whose protein sequence is MKRNGSSGVALVLAAVLLGSCGYHVSGKADMMPKTLHTIAIPAWGNATVRYRLAERLPAALTREFVNRTRYDVVADPNDADAILTGSVVTFNAYPTIFDPVTGRAAAIQVLVILSVRLTERATGKILYDRQNFEARQQYEIAVDPEAYFEESGPAMERLSNEVARSVVSSVLEAF, encoded by the coding sequence ATGAAGCGCAACGGCAGCTCCGGCGTGGCTCTCGTTCTCGCCGCCGTCCTGCTCGGCTCCTGCGGGTATCACGTTTCCGGCAAAGCCGACATGATGCCGAAGACCCTCCACACCATCGCCATCCCCGCCTGGGGCAACGCCACCGTTCGGTACCGGCTCGCCGAGCGGCTTCCCGCCGCGCTCACGCGCGAGTTTGTCAACCGCACGCGATACGATGTGGTGGCCGATCCGAACGACGCCGACGCAATCCTCACCGGCTCCGTCGTCACCTTCAACGCCTATCCGACGATCTTCGATCCGGTCACCGGCCGAGCCGCGGCGATTCAAGTGCTCGTTATCCTTTCGGTACGATTGACGGAGCGGGCCACCGGCAAGATCCTCTATGACCGCCAGAACTTCGAAGCACGCCAGCAATACGAGATCGCCGTGGATCCCGAAGCGTATTTCGAAGAGAGTGGTCCGGCGATGGAACGGCTTTCGAACGAAGTTGCCCGTTCGGTCGTCTCGAGCGTATTGGAGGCGTTTTGA